One Brassica napus cultivar Da-Ae chromosome A1, Da-Ae, whole genome shotgun sequence genomic region harbors:
- the LOC106381198 gene encoding putative F-box only protein 15: protein MDSPKRSWSLSTLPPELIEELLYRAPPESLIRAKPTCKQWYSLITSKRFIYNHLDRSRKRFIRTVGTVQILDPVTRTRSETPLPKEFQRPYGVRTMVHCDGLLLCMCGYFNYRNTNLAIWNPVLKKITWIKPSTCFTTSDYYGIGYDIKKPRYEYKILRFTDHLYDHNVTYDEDGPEVEVYECKTSSWRTLDTEVDWQVDLSCKGAAVMGNMYWVASKHDEQYILGFDFSVERFKDVCFCPPPAFNNYLACYNGDRLSLLQQDEEEPWDIVVWVTNKLADVDVSFTKYFSVSRPDVPALLDHTDMANPVYFIGKQKRIIAWCEREVFGGDDEIPPTCIIFNEIDEGGVRTQLETERHCGYGYFGTFFCGYVYVSSLVPLPV, encoded by the coding sequence ATGGATTCTCCAAAGCGTTCTTGGTCGTTGTCGACGCTGCCACCGGAGTTAATAGAAGAACTACTCTACAGGGCTCCGCCTGAATCTCTGATCCGAGCAAAACCGACGTGCAAGCAATGGTACTCGCTCATCACCAGCAAGAGATTCATCTACAATCACCTCGACCGCTCCCGCAAAAGATTCATAAGAACCGTTGGTACGGTGCAAATCTTGGATCCGGTGACAAGAACACGCTCAGAGACACCACTCCCAAAAGAGTTCCAACGTCCATATGGTGTAAGAACGATGGTTCACTGCGATGGGCTCTTGCTGTGTATGTGTGGTTACTTTAATTACAGAAACACCAACCTCGCGATTTGGAATCccgttttgaagaaaatcacatGGATCAAACCCTCGACGTGTTTCACAACATCTGATTACTACGGGATTGGATACGACATCAAGAAGCCTCGTTATGAGTACAAGATCCTGAGGTTTACTGATCACCTCTATGATCATAATGTTACGTATGATGAAGATGGACCGGAGGTTGAGGTATACGAGTGCAAGACAAGCTCCTGGAGAACTCTTGACACCGAGGTTGATTGGCAAGTAGACCTCTCGTGCAAAGGTGCGGCTGTGATGGGGAACATGTACTGGGTTGCTAGTAAACATGATGAACAATATATTCTAGGTTTCGACTTCTCCGTTGAGAGATTCAAGGACGTATGCTTTTGTCCTCCTCCCGCTTTCAATAACTATCTAGCTTGTTACAATGGAGATAGGTTGTCTTTGCTACAGCAAGATGAAGAAGAACCATGGGATATTGTGGTGTGGGTTACAAACAAGTTGGCTGATGTGGATGTCTCGTTCACCAAGTATTTCAGTGTGTCCCGACCAGATGTTCCGGCGTTACTGGACCATACAGATATGGCTAATCCGGTATACTTCATTGGCAAGCAGAAGCGTATCATAGCATGGTGCGAGCGAGAGGTATTTGGAGGTGATGATGAGATTCCTCCTACTTGCATCATTTTCAATGAAATCGATGAGGGTGGGGTAAGAACACAACTTGAGACAGAACGTCACTGCGGGTATGGCTATTTTGGGACTTTCTTTTGTGGCTACGTGTACGTTTCAAGTCTGGTCCCTCTTCCTGTGTAA
- the LOC125585294 gene encoding putative F-box only protein 15, which translates to MKGNHLSKKLLESSRARLMASSQRSWSLSSLPLDMIEEIFHRSPAESLLRSKPTCKKWYDLIKNKRFIYEHLRRSPGRSLRTDERRFLRIDQTVQIMEPVTRTRSEKPIPHELQPLENIKAMVHCDGLMLCMCSDMESGIVHLALWNPLTRHITLIQPSTRFTTSDYYGIGHGVNKYRDGYKILRFSDRRYDNYHHHHHSEVDFEIYYCETSSWRTLDDAKVDWNVDFTCHGVSVMGNMYWLAHRDVEEEEELESCIIGFDFTAEKFMDVCFCHSIFDYNYLSCFGGDRLSLLQQNHDEPSLIEVWVSSKLADDGGDVSFTKYFSVVSSDLPWLHLDRSEDASHPVYYIAKNKRIIAWCEGMMDDGDRLPVWIILYEIDEDGVRNQLETERHYENDYVGTFLCGYVYVPSLVPLP; encoded by the coding sequence ATGAAAGGAAACCATTTATCCAAGAAACTACTCGAATCTTCCAGAGCGCGGCTCATGGCGTCTTCACAGCGTTCATGGTCGTTGTCATCGCTGCCGCTCGATATGATAGAAGAAATATTCCACAGAAGTCCGGCTGAATCTCTACTCCGATCTAAACCGACGTGCAAGAAATGGTACGATCTCATCAAGAACAAGAGGTTCATCTACGAACACTTGCGTCGCTCCCCGGGAAGATCCCTTAGAACCGATGAGCGACGGTTCCTAAGAATCGACCAGACGGTACAAATCATGGAACCGGTGACAAGAACACGCTCAGAGAAACCGATCCCACACGAGCTCCAACCACTAGAAAACATCAAAGCCATGGTTCACTGCGACGGACTCATGTTGTGTATGTGCAGCGACATGGAATCAGGAATCGTCCACCTCGCTCTTTGGAACCCCCTCACGAGGCATATCACACTGATCCAGCCCTCGACACGTTTCACGACTTCTGACTACTACGGGATTGGACACGGCGTCAACAAGTATCGAGATGGTTACAAGATCCTTAGGTTTTCTGATCGCCGTTACGataattatcatcatcatcatcattctgaagtggattttgagatTTATTACTGCGAGACGAGTTCTTGGAGAACCCTCGATGATGCCAAGGTTGATTGGAATGTGGATTTCACGTGCCATGGTGTGTCTGTTATGGGGAACATGTACTGGCTTGCTCATAGGGAtgttgaggaggaggaggagctcgAAAGCTGTATTATAGGCTTCGATTTCACCGCTGAGAAATTCATGGACGTATGCTTTTGCCATTCCATTTTTGATTACAATTACTTGAGCTGTTTCGGTGGAGATAGATTGTCTTTGCTACAACAAAATCACGACGAGCCAAGTCTTATTGAGGTGTGGGTTTCAAGCAAGTTGGCTGATGATGGGGGTGATGTCTCGTTTACAAAATATTTCAGTGTGGTCAGCTCTGATCTTCCATGGTTACATCTCGATAGATCAGAAGATGCTAGTCATCCGGTGTACTACATTGCCAAGAACAAACGTATCATAGCATGGTGCGAGGGAATGATGGATGATGGTGATAGACTCCCTGTTTGGATCATTCTCTATGAAATTGATGAGGATGGTGTAAGAAATCAACTTGAGACAGAACGACATTACGAGAATGACTATGTTGGCACCTTCCTTTGTGGTTACGTGTATGTTCCAAGTCTAGTCCCTCTTCCATGA
- the LOC106346181 gene encoding serine carboxypeptidase-like 49, with protein MEKRTFLSLLLHFVVFIACTYPSSSILLNDRSFEISNLPSSRAEKLIRELNLFPKLDVNVIDVGDSPLASSEEVPSIVERSFRFPNIVSHSDDGASVEDLGHRAGYYKLPKSQGARMFYFFFESRKKKKDAPVVIWLTGGPGCSSELAMFYENGPFKIDKNMSLVWNEYGWDQVSNLLYVDQPVGTGFSYTTDKSDIRHDEKGVSDDLYDFLQAFFAEHPKLTDNDFYITGESYAGHYIPAFAARVHKGNKAKEGLHINLKGFAIGNGLTNPALQYPAYPDYALEMGLITQSEHDRLKKIVPLCELSIKLCGTDGTVSCLASYLVCNTLFSGVINHAGGVNYYDIRKKCEGSLCYDFSDMEKFLNLQSVRKSLGVGDIEFVSCSTSVYQAMLQDWMRNLEVGIPTLLEDGINLLVYAGEYDLICNWLGNSRWVNAMEWSGQENFKATNEVPFVVDGKEAGKLKSYGQLSFLKVHDAGHMVPMDQPEAALKMLKRWMENSLSGGDDDDVATTITEGDDLVAQM; from the exons atggAGAAACGAACTTTCCTCTCCCTCCTCTTGCATTTCGTCGTCTTCATCGCTTGTACCTATCCGTCTTCCTCTATCCTCTTGAACGATCGGAGCTTCGAGATATCGAACTTGCCTTCATCGCGCGCGGAGAAGCTGATCCGCGAGCTTAACCTTTTCCCGAAGCTCGACGTGAACGTGATCGATGTCGGTGATTCGCCTCTCGCTTCCTCGGAGGAGGTGCCTTCGATTGTCGAACGGAGCTTCAGATTCCCGAATATTGTATCCCATAGCGACGACGGCGCTTCCGTCGAGGATTTAGGTCATCGTGCTGGCTATTACAAGCTTCCGAAATCTCAAGGCGCAAG GATGTTCTACTTCTTCTTTGAGTCgcgcaagaagaagaaggatgctCCTGTTGTGATTTGGTTGACCGGAGGGCCTGGATGTAGCAGTGAACTGGCTATGTTCTATGAGAACGGCCCTTTCAAGATCGATAAGAACATGTCTCTTGTTTGGAATGAGTATGGATGGGATCAG GTTTCCAATCTCCTGTATGTTGACCAGCCTGTTGGAACTGGCTTCAGCTACACCACAGACAAAAGTGACATCCGTCATGACGAAAAGGGTGTTAGCGATGATCTGTATGATTTTCTGCAG GCTTTCTTTGCGGAGCACCCTAAGCTGACAGACAACGACTTTTACATAACTGGAGAGTCATATGCTGGGCATTACATTCCGGCTTTTGCTGCCCGAGTCCATAAAGGAAACAAGGCTAAGGAGGGGCTTCATATTAACCTTAAG GGATTCGCCATTGGAAATGGGCTTACAAATCCTGCACTCCAGTACCCAGCTTATCCTGACTATGCTTTGGAAATGGGTTTAATTACGCAATCAGAGCATGATCGTTTAAAAAAGATTGTCCCACTCTGTGAACTATCAATTAAGCTTTGCG gaacTGATGGAACAGTTTCTTGCTTGGCATCATATCTTGTTTGCAACACGTTGTTCAGTGGTGTAATAAATCATGCTGGTGGAGTAAAT TATTACGACATCAGGAAGAAGTGCGAGGGGAGTTTGTGCTATGACTTCTCAGACATGGAGAAATTCTTGAATCTGCAATCCGTGAGAAAGTCGCTTGGTGTTGGGGACATAGAGTTTGTCTCGTGTAGTACTAGTGTCTATCAGGCAATGCTACAGGATTGGATGAGGAATCTCGAGGTTGGTATTCCCACCCTCTTGGAAGATGGAATCAACCTTCTTGTGTATGCTGGAGAGTATGATCTCATCTGCAACTGGCTCG GTAACTCGAGGTGGGTGAATGCAATGGAGTGGTCAGGACAAGAGAACTTTAAGGCGACTAATGAAGTTCCCTTTGTGGTTGATGGTAAAGAAGCAGGGAAGTTAAAGAGTTATGGACAACTTAGTTTCCTCAAG GTGCACGATGCGGGACACATGGTTCCAATGGACCAGCCAGAAGCTGCGTTGAAAATGTTGAAGAGATGGATGGAGAATTCGCTTAGTggaggagatgatgatgatgtggcGACTACTATTACAGAAGGAGATGATCTGGTTGCTCAGATGTGA
- the LOC111202423 gene encoding exocyst complex component SEC8-like isoform X1 has protein sequence MGIFDGLPVPSDKTYLRDELARIDESWAVARFDSLPHVVHILTSKDRETDVLLLKEQSDVVEEVVDEVVHAYHGGFNKAIQNYSQILRLFSESTEKLGDLKHDLADAKRSLGTRNKQLHQLWYRSVTLRHIIALLDQIEGIAKVPSRIEKLIADKQFYAAIQVYLQSSLMLEREGLQTVGALQDVRSELTKLRGALFFKILDDLHAHLYNRGEYSSVASSIYERDDDVPTTTAVAASRMSSQPLSRRTRTLKGDSQFVVRGLTNGSHRTSSIEEGSSFDGHDEEDSVEHDEATDSKLLSHQLTPWLSDSTPDEFIEAVRKSDDPLHVKYLQTLVQCLCMLGKVAAAGAIICQKLRPTIHEIIISKIKAHMETRNLSKSACSQGDQTVAAGLHFIKGQPEAYRLSKEKPQNRISNSGTHLAVSPVSPLMVPGGKAQAAAKDLLDSILDTIVKIFENHVVIGELLELKASQHDINTPKSLPTNVNWNTDSEASQVTGGYTISYPLTVLQSECQQLICEILRATPEAASADAVAQTAKVAKKASKKDKRNAPEDGLTFTFRFTDATVSISNQGADLIRQGWGKKAPNSSQEGYGSAAVLPEQGIYLAASIYRPVLQFTDKITSMLPKKHSQLVIDGLLTFTENFVKDHLLPTMFVDYRKGVQQAISSAAAFRPRAHTTTYTPTVEKGRPILQGLLAIDLLAKEVLGWAQAMPKFSTDLVKYVQTFLERTFERCRTSYMEAVLEKLSYRLIGRHDIEKLMRLDPASACLPALLGHSVSHSEAVGSDVELCELFLSLPSIKQDSLIRDDNKLILLASLSDSLEYVADSIERLGQAVPRAASQSEDNSRNQATSPRNLASFADEYRKLATDCLKVLRVEMQLETVFHLQEMTNREYLEDEDAEEPDDFVISLTSQITRRDEGMSPFISGEKRNYVFGGICGIAANASIKALADMRSINLFGVQQICRNTIALEQAMAAIPYVDGESVQQNLDRVRTYFELLNMPFEALLTFIAEHDQMFTPTEYSNLLKVNVPGRDTPTDAQSRLSEILSH, from the exons ATGGGGATCTTCGACGGTTTGCCTGTTCCCTCAGATAAAACT TACCTTAGGGATGAGCTGGCACGAATAGATGAGAGCTGGGCTGTTGCACGCTTCGACTCTTTGCCACATGTGGTCCATATCCTCACCTCAAAAGACCGTGAGACTGACGTTCTTTTACTAAAGGAACAAAGTGATGTTGTCGAGGAGGTTGTGGATGAAGTTGTGCATGCTTATCACGGTGGTTTCAACAAGGCCATTCAAAACTACTCACAG ATCTTGCGATTGTTCAGTGAGTCCACTGAAAAATTAGGCGACTTGAAGCATGATTTGGCAGACGCAAAGAGGAGCTTGGGTACACGCAATAAACAGTTGCACCAGCTGTGGTACCGTTCTGTAACATTGCGGCACATCATCGCACTTTTGGATCAAATTGAGGGCATTGCTAAG GTTCCATCTCGTATTGAGAAGCTCATTGCTGATAAGCAGTTTTACGCTGCTATTCAAGTGTATCTTCAGTCGTCTCTGATGCTTGAGCGTGAGGGGCTTCAAACG GTTGGTGCTCTTCAAGATGTCAGATCTGAGCTAACTAAGCTGCGCGGAGCccttttctttaaaattctagACGATTTGCATGCACATCTATACAACAGAGGTGAATACAG TTCAGTTGCGTCAAGCATATACGAAAGAGATGATGATGTACCAACAACAACAGCTGTTGCAGCTAGTCGAATGAGCTCACAACCACTGTCTCGTAGAACACGGACACTGAAAGGTGATAGTCAGTTTGTTGTTAGAGGGCTCACAAATGGTTCACATAGAACGTCGTCTATTGAGGAAGG TTCATCATTTGATGGACATGATGAGGAGGACTCTGTCGAACATGATGAAGCTACTGATAGTAAACTGCTTTCTCACCAACTTACGCCATGGCTTTCTGATTCCACGCCTGACGAGTTTATT GAAGCAGTAAGAAAGAGTGATGATCCACTTCATGTGAAGTATCTACAGACCCTTGTTCAGTGTCTCTGCATGCTTGGAAAAGTTGCAGCTGCTGGTGCTATCATATG CCAAAAACTTCGACCCACAATACATGAGATCATTATATCCAAGATTAAAGCCCATATGGAGACTAGAAATTTGTCAAAGTCCGCCTGTAGTCAGGGTGATCAAACGGTAGCTGCGGGATTGCATTTTATAAAAGGACAACCAGAGGCCTACAGACTATCAAAAGAGAAACCTCAAAACAGGATATCAAATTCAGGAACTCACCTGGCTGTGAGCCCTGTTTCGCCTCTTATGGTTCCTGGAGGGAAGGCGCAAGCTGCTGCAAAAGACCTTCTTGACTCAATTTTAGATACTATTGTCAAGATATTTG AAAATCATGTTGTTATTGGAGAGCTTTTGGAGTTGAAGGCTTCGCAACATGACATTAACACACCGAAGTCATTGCCTACGAATGTGAACTGGAATACCGATTCTGAAGCATCCCAAGTTACTGGAGGCTACACTATCAGTTATCCCTTAACAGTCTTACAG AGTGAATGCCAGCAACTCATTTGTGAGATTCTACGAGCAACTCCAGAAGCTGCTTCAGCAGATGCTGTGGCACAAACTGCTAAAGTTGCAAAGAAGGCTTCCAAAAAAGACAAAAG GAATGCACCTGAAGATGGGCTAACATTCACCTTTCGGTTTACAGATGCAACTGTATCGATTTCTAATCAGG GAGCTGATCTAATTCGCCAAGGCTGGGGAAAGAAGGCTCCAAATTCATCACAGGAAGGTTATGGTTCTGCAGCAGTATTGCCTGAACAGGGAATATATCTAGCTGCATCTATATACCGACCTGTCCTTCAG TTTACAGATAAAATCACTTCAATGTTGCCCAAAAAGCATTCCCAGCTTGT GATTGATGGGTTGCTTACATTCACTGAGAACTTTGTGAAGGACCACCTGTTACCTACAATGTTTGTGGACTATAGGAAAGGCGTACAGCAAGCTATATCAA GTGCCGCCGCATTTAGACCACGTGCACATACAACTACTTACACTCCAACCGTAGAAAAGGGTCGTCCTATCTTACAAGGACTTTTGGCAATAGATCTCCTTGCAAAAGAG GTTCTTGGTTGGGCTCAAGCCATGCCTAAATTTTCTACTGACCTTGTGAAGTATGTTCAGACATTTCTTGAGAGAACATTTGAGAGATGTCGAACATCATACATGGAG gCTGTGCTTGAGAAGCTCAGTTACAGGCTTATTGGGAGGCATGATATTGAGAAATTGATGCGACTTGATCCGGCGAGTGCTTGTTTGCCAGCTCTACTTGGCCATTCTGTTTCTCACTCTGAGGCTGTTGGCTCCGACGTAGAACTCTGTGAACTATTCTTAAGTTTGCCGTCTATCAAGCAG GATAGTCTAATTCGTGACGACAACAAACTGATTTTGTTAGCCTCTCTTAGCGACTCTCTTGAATACGTAGCAGACTCTATTGAGAG GCTTGGACAAGCAGTTCCTCGTGCAGCAAGTCAATCTGAAGATAATAGCAGGAATCAAGCAACTTCTCCTAGGAACCTGGCATCATTTGCTGATGAGTACAGAAAACTTGCGACTGATTGCCTAAAGGTTCTACGTGTTGAGATGCAATTGGAAACAGTCTTTCATCTTCAG GAAATGACGAATCGAGAATACTTGGAGGATGAGGATGCTGAAGAGCCCGACGACTTTGTGATTTCTCTTACTTCACAG ATAACACGTAGGGACGAGGGAATGTCGCCTTTCATCTCTGGTGAGAAGCGCAACTATGTTTTTGGTGGCATTTGTGGAATTGCAGCGAATGCGTCCATTAAG GCTTTGGCTGACATGAGATCGATAAACCTTTTTGGAGTTCAGCAAATTTGTCGGAACACTATTGCATTGGAACAG GCCATGGCAGCTATTCCATATGTTGATGGTGAAAGCGTACAACAGAACCTAGATCGTGTCCGTACTTACTTTGAACTACTAAACATGCCATTCGAG GCGTTGCTTACATTCATAGCGGAACATGACCAAATGTTTACACCCACAGA GTATTCTAATCTTCTAAAGGTGAATGTTCCTGGAAGAGATACTCCTACAGATGCTCAATCTCGCCTTTCGGAAATTCTTTCTCACTAA
- the LOC111202423 gene encoding exocyst complex component SEC8-like isoform X2: protein MHIYTTEVNTVASSIYERDDDVPTTTAVAASRMSSQPLSRRTRTLKGDSQFVVRGLTNGSHRTSSIEEGSSFDGHDEEDSVEHDEATDSKLLSHQLTPWLSDSTPDEFIEAVRKSDDPLHVKYLQTLVQCLCMLGKVAAAGAIICQKLRPTIHEIIISKIKAHMETRNLSKSACSQGDQTVAAGLHFIKGQPEAYRLSKEKPQNRISNSGTHLAVSPVSPLMVPGGKAQAAAKDLLDSILDTIVKIFENHVVIGELLELKASQHDINTPKSLPTNVNWNTDSEASQVTGGYTISYPLTVLQSECQQLICEILRATPEAASADAVAQTAKVAKKASKKDKRNAPEDGLTFTFRFTDATVSISNQGADLIRQGWGKKAPNSSQEGYGSAAVLPEQGIYLAASIYRPVLQFTDKITSMLPKKHSQLVIDGLLTFTENFVKDHLLPTMFVDYRKGVQQAISSAAAFRPRAHTTTYTPTVEKGRPILQGLLAIDLLAKEVLGWAQAMPKFSTDLVKYVQTFLERTFERCRTSYMEAVLEKLSYRLIGRHDIEKLMRLDPASACLPALLGHSVSHSEAVGSDVELCELFLSLPSIKQDSLIRDDNKLILLASLSDSLEYVADSIERLGQAVPRAASQSEDNSRNQATSPRNLASFADEYRKLATDCLKVLRVEMQLETVFHLQEMTNREYLEDEDAEEPDDFVISLTSQITRRDEGMSPFISGEKRNYVFGGICGIAANASIKALADMRSINLFGVQQICRNTIALEQAMAAIPYVDGESVQQNLDRVRTYFELLNMPFEALLTFIAEHDQMFTPTEYSNLLKVNVPGRDTPTDAQSRLSEILSH from the exons ATGCACATCTATACAACAGAGGTGAATACAG TTGCGTCAAGCATATACGAAAGAGATGATGATGTACCAACAACAACAGCTGTTGCAGCTAGTCGAATGAGCTCACAACCACTGTCTCGTAGAACACGGACACTGAAAGGTGATAGTCAGTTTGTTGTTAGAGGGCTCACAAATGGTTCACATAGAACGTCGTCTATTGAGGAAGG TTCATCATTTGATGGACATGATGAGGAGGACTCTGTCGAACATGATGAAGCTACTGATAGTAAACTGCTTTCTCACCAACTTACGCCATGGCTTTCTGATTCCACGCCTGACGAGTTTATT GAAGCAGTAAGAAAGAGTGATGATCCACTTCATGTGAAGTATCTACAGACCCTTGTTCAGTGTCTCTGCATGCTTGGAAAAGTTGCAGCTGCTGGTGCTATCATATG CCAAAAACTTCGACCCACAATACATGAGATCATTATATCCAAGATTAAAGCCCATATGGAGACTAGAAATTTGTCAAAGTCCGCCTGTAGTCAGGGTGATCAAACGGTAGCTGCGGGATTGCATTTTATAAAAGGACAACCAGAGGCCTACAGACTATCAAAAGAGAAACCTCAAAACAGGATATCAAATTCAGGAACTCACCTGGCTGTGAGCCCTGTTTCGCCTCTTATGGTTCCTGGAGGGAAGGCGCAAGCTGCTGCAAAAGACCTTCTTGACTCAATTTTAGATACTATTGTCAAGATATTTG AAAATCATGTTGTTATTGGAGAGCTTTTGGAGTTGAAGGCTTCGCAACATGACATTAACACACCGAAGTCATTGCCTACGAATGTGAACTGGAATACCGATTCTGAAGCATCCCAAGTTACTGGAGGCTACACTATCAGTTATCCCTTAACAGTCTTACAG AGTGAATGCCAGCAACTCATTTGTGAGATTCTACGAGCAACTCCAGAAGCTGCTTCAGCAGATGCTGTGGCACAAACTGCTAAAGTTGCAAAGAAGGCTTCCAAAAAAGACAAAAG GAATGCACCTGAAGATGGGCTAACATTCACCTTTCGGTTTACAGATGCAACTGTATCGATTTCTAATCAGG GAGCTGATCTAATTCGCCAAGGCTGGGGAAAGAAGGCTCCAAATTCATCACAGGAAGGTTATGGTTCTGCAGCAGTATTGCCTGAACAGGGAATATATCTAGCTGCATCTATATACCGACCTGTCCTTCAG TTTACAGATAAAATCACTTCAATGTTGCCCAAAAAGCATTCCCAGCTTGT GATTGATGGGTTGCTTACATTCACTGAGAACTTTGTGAAGGACCACCTGTTACCTACAATGTTTGTGGACTATAGGAAAGGCGTACAGCAAGCTATATCAA GTGCCGCCGCATTTAGACCACGTGCACATACAACTACTTACACTCCAACCGTAGAAAAGGGTCGTCCTATCTTACAAGGACTTTTGGCAATAGATCTCCTTGCAAAAGAG GTTCTTGGTTGGGCTCAAGCCATGCCTAAATTTTCTACTGACCTTGTGAAGTATGTTCAGACATTTCTTGAGAGAACATTTGAGAGATGTCGAACATCATACATGGAG gCTGTGCTTGAGAAGCTCAGTTACAGGCTTATTGGGAGGCATGATATTGAGAAATTGATGCGACTTGATCCGGCGAGTGCTTGTTTGCCAGCTCTACTTGGCCATTCTGTTTCTCACTCTGAGGCTGTTGGCTCCGACGTAGAACTCTGTGAACTATTCTTAAGTTTGCCGTCTATCAAGCAG GATAGTCTAATTCGTGACGACAACAAACTGATTTTGTTAGCCTCTCTTAGCGACTCTCTTGAATACGTAGCAGACTCTATTGAGAG GCTTGGACAAGCAGTTCCTCGTGCAGCAAGTCAATCTGAAGATAATAGCAGGAATCAAGCAACTTCTCCTAGGAACCTGGCATCATTTGCTGATGAGTACAGAAAACTTGCGACTGATTGCCTAAAGGTTCTACGTGTTGAGATGCAATTGGAAACAGTCTTTCATCTTCAG GAAATGACGAATCGAGAATACTTGGAGGATGAGGATGCTGAAGAGCCCGACGACTTTGTGATTTCTCTTACTTCACAG ATAACACGTAGGGACGAGGGAATGTCGCCTTTCATCTCTGGTGAGAAGCGCAACTATGTTTTTGGTGGCATTTGTGGAATTGCAGCGAATGCGTCCATTAAG GCTTTGGCTGACATGAGATCGATAAACCTTTTTGGAGTTCAGCAAATTTGTCGGAACACTATTGCATTGGAACAG GCCATGGCAGCTATTCCATATGTTGATGGTGAAAGCGTACAACAGAACCTAGATCGTGTCCGTACTTACTTTGAACTACTAAACATGCCATTCGAG GCGTTGCTTACATTCATAGCGGAACATGACCAAATGTTTACACCCACAGA GTATTCTAATCTTCTAAAGGTGAATGTTCCTGGAAGAGATACTCCTACAGATGCTCAATCTCGCCTTTCGGAAATTCTTTCTCACTAA